A single genomic interval of Mycobacterium sp. DL592 harbors:
- a CDS encoding helix-turn-helix domain-containing protein, with the protein MGTSRISSGGSAARPSAVLRAVHELFVTGEVDGSYLESSLRPIVAKSWQRSLAKGVDPDLAARPSPVGEELARLRDSHPLAPTLPVIRRLLVEDAAGSGVVVAVTAADGTLLWVEGDRTACRRAEAMNFVPGADWSERGAGTNAPGTALALDAELQIRGSEHFARMVQPWNCTAVPVHDPDTGAQIGAIDLTGGPRVATPQALALVRATVVAVENHLALLRLTGAPQPSTPRPPRLAVLGWDRPRWTVTDEVGHLRSTTLTGRHADILVLLSRHPEGLSADHLAMLLDDKDLDVVTVRAEVSRLRKVVGADVIESRPYRLLVPIATDIDEVHDAIEVGEVSVALDRYPGPLLPQSMSPAVARLRHELTMTLRAAVLACADPAVLRRWLDSPDGRDDRDGWRVLHDGALPGSVQQSQARGRLAGLDLDLS; encoded by the coding sequence CCGGGGAGGTCGACGGCTCCTATCTCGAATCCAGCCTGCGCCCGATCGTCGCCAAGAGTTGGCAGCGAAGCCTCGCCAAAGGAGTCGACCCCGACCTCGCTGCCCGGCCCTCCCCGGTGGGGGAGGAACTGGCCCGCTTGCGCGACTCCCACCCGCTGGCGCCGACCCTGCCGGTGATCCGCCGACTGCTCGTCGAGGACGCCGCTGGATCAGGAGTGGTGGTCGCCGTGACCGCGGCCGACGGGACCTTGTTGTGGGTCGAAGGTGACCGCACCGCCTGCCGCCGGGCAGAGGCGATGAACTTCGTGCCGGGCGCGGACTGGAGTGAACGCGGGGCAGGCACCAACGCGCCCGGGACCGCGCTTGCCCTCGACGCCGAACTTCAGATCCGCGGCTCCGAACACTTTGCCCGGATGGTCCAGCCGTGGAACTGCACCGCGGTCCCGGTGCACGACCCCGACACCGGCGCCCAGATCGGGGCGATCGACCTCACCGGTGGGCCGCGGGTGGCCACACCGCAGGCGCTGGCCCTGGTGCGCGCCACCGTCGTCGCCGTCGAGAACCACCTCGCACTGCTCCGGCTGACCGGCGCCCCGCAGCCGAGCACTCCCAGACCGCCACGCCTGGCCGTGCTCGGATGGGACCGTCCGCGATGGACGGTCACCGACGAGGTCGGCCACCTGCGCTCGACCACTCTCACCGGCCGGCATGCCGACATCCTGGTGCTGCTCAGCCGGCACCCCGAAGGTCTGTCCGCCGATCACCTCGCGATGCTGCTCGACGACAAGGACCTCGATGTGGTGACGGTACGCGCCGAGGTGTCGCGCCTGCGCAAGGTCGTCGGGGCCGACGTCATCGAGTCGCGGCCCTACCGGCTGCTGGTGCCGATCGCCACCGACATCGACGAAGTGCACGACGCCATCGAGGTCGGCGAGGTGAGTGTGGCGCTGGACCGTTACCCCGGACCGCTTCTGCCGCAATCGATGTCGCCCGCCGTCGCGCGGTTGCGCCACGAGCTGACGATGACGCTGCGGGCAGCGGTGCTGGCCTGCGCCGACCCTGCCGTCCTGCGCCGCTGGCTGGACAGCCCCGACGGCCGCGACGACCGGGACGGGTGGCGCGTCCTGCACGACGGTGCCCTGCCCGGTTCGGTGCAACAGTCGCAAGCCCGCGGCCGCCTGGCAGGCCTCGATCTCGACCTGAGCTGA